A stretch of the Uranotaenia lowii strain MFRU-FL chromosome 3, ASM2978415v1, whole genome shotgun sequence genome encodes the following:
- the LOC129757864 gene encoding antigen 5 like allergen Cul n 1-like encodes MKLFLAICLLAAVPASYQTTDYCDSSLCRSGITHVACDADPDFANPTGKTIPLDSARKATIVKLHNLLRDKIASGKQDYPGGFYPAAARMTTMQWDDELAYVAAANARKCVFAHDKCRNTPKYPASGQNLGLWGFTRGKPNYDKIIDTLVNLWYKEYKDANPDYIQEYPQGYRGPAIGHFTAFVQDRSDRVGCALVQWVDKPKTKIYLVCNYARTNVIGQTVYVAGDVASQCTTGTNPDYPALCSPSETVDYSL; translated from the exons ATGAAGCTCTTTTTAGCAA TTTGCCTCCTGGCAGCGGTCCCAGCTTCATACCAGACGACCGACTATTGCGATTCTTCGCTGTGTCGCTCCGGTATTACCCATGTAGCCTGCGATGCCGATCCGGATTTCGCCAATCCTACCGGAAAAACTATCCCACTCGATAGTGCCAGGAAAGCGACAATCGTCAAACTGCACAACCTGCTGCGTGACAAAATTGCCTCCGGAAAGCAGGATTATCCGGGAGGTTTCTATCCAGCGGCCGCTCGCATGACAACCAtg CAATGGGACGACGAACTGGCATATGTGGCTGCTGCCAATGCAAGAAAGTGTGTTTTTGCTCACGATAAGTGCCGCAATACCCCGAAATATCCGGCCTCTGGTCAGAATCTGGGCCTATGGGGATTCACACGTGGCAAGCCAAACTACGACAAAATAATCGATACACTGGTGAATCTTTGGTACAAAGAGTATAAGGATGCCAACCCTGACTACATTCAAGAGTATCCTCAAGGTTACCGAGG aCCTGCCATCGGTCACTTTACGGCTTTTGTCCAGGATCGTAGCGACAGAGTTGGATGCGCACTGGTTCAGTGGGTTGACAAGCCCAAGACAAAGATTTATCTGGTGTGCAACTACGCCAGGACCAATGTTATAGGCCAGACCGTGTACGTTGCAGGAGATGTTGCGTCGCAGTGTACAACTGGTACCAACCCTGACTATCCAGCGCTGTGCAGCCCCAGTGAGACTGTAGACTATTCCCTGTGA
- the LOC129753081 gene encoding tabinhibitin 3-like: MKPLFVVSLLVAFVSSFQPSDYCDPSLCRFGSTHVACNAKLEFANPTGITISLNDTRKARIVQLHNQLRNKIASGKQDYPGGFYPSAARMTKQWDDELAYIAGFNARRCQLGHDKCRATPKYPASGQNLAYYKYIKGKPDMDKVIDTLVNRWYAEYKDANVGHIQKYPEGYQGPQIGHFTEFVQDRNDRVGCALVQWFDSPKTVINLACNYARTNIFGQTVYIAGDVASQCTSGTNPDYPALCRSNELVDYTHAANDERGYQENLPNTFRRDNPRTPTGLNGENRGVQFTQEIVGEAAKIRALSTTVTVRVKNLDEIATNAEVKDAMQDLCIETDQISIRMLERPPKFGTQVAFVKLLVAVANAALKCGRLKVGWSICQIAIPQHPERCFRCVEYGHKSFACKGTDRSGFAVKPAISQLVAPKMQSVSTAVKDTGQAILGSRPSKGDVCHSADQLLQQTRVADLGWQKLGIR; encoded by the exons ATGAAGCCCTTGTTTGTCG TGTCACTTCTGGTGGCGTTTGTTTCCTCATTCCAACCAAGTGACTATTGCGATCCTTCGCTGTGTCGCTTCGGAAGCACCCATGTTGCTTGCAATGCAAAACTTGAGTTCGCCAATCCAACGGGAATCACCATTTCGCTCAACGATACCAGAAAAGCGAGAATCGTCCAGCTACACAACCAGCTGCGTAATAAAATTGCTTCTGGAAAGCAGGATTATCCTGGAGGTTTCTATCCATCGGCTGCTCGCAtgactaaa CAATGGGATGACGAATTAGCATACATAGCTGGTTTCAATGCAAGAAGATGTCAGCTTGGTCATGATAAGTGTCGGGCCACTCCAAAATATCCTGCCTCTGGGCAAAACCTCGCTTATTACAAATATATCAAGGGAAAACCGGACATGGATAAAGTTATCGATACATTGGTGAACCGTTGGTATGCAGAGTATAAGGATGCTAATGTTGGACATATTCAGAAATATCCTGAAGGTTATCAAGG ACCACAGATTGGTCATTTCACAGAGTTCGTACAGGATCGTAACGATCGCGTTGGATGTGCACTGGTTCAGTGGTTTGACAGCCCCAAGACAGTGATTAACTTGGCATGCAACTATGCTCGAACTAACATTTTTGGCCAAACCGTGTACATTGCAGGAGATGTGGCATCGCAGTGTACATCTGGGACCAACCCCGACTATCCGGCATTGTGCAGATCCAATGAACTGGTAGACTATACACATGCCGCAAATGATGA GAGGGGATATCAGGAGAATCTGCCGAACACGTTCCGGCGAGATAATCCTCGAACTCCGACGGGGCTCAACGGTGAAAATCGCGGAGTACAGTTTACCCAGGAGATAGTTGGCGAAGCTGCGAAAATCCGAGCCCTAAGCACCACGGTTACCGTCAGGGTTAAAAACCTCGACGAGATAGCCACGAATGCTGAGGTCAAGGATGCGATGCAGGATCTGTGTATCGAAACGGACCAGATTTCGATCAGGATGCTGGAAAGGCCTCCGAAATTCGGAACACAGGTGGCTTTCGTGAAACTTCTGGTTGCGGTAGCAAACGCAGCCCTCAAgtgtgggcggctaaaggtgggcTGGTCTATCTGCCAGATAGCCATCCCCCAGCATCCGGAAAGGTGTTTCCGGTGTGTGGAGTATGGGCATAAATCATTCGCCTGCAAGGGTACTGATAGGAGTGGCTTTGCAGTAAAGCCAGCCATCAGTCAGCTAGTTGCACCAAAGATGCAAAGTGTCTCCACTGCGGTGAAGGACACAGGACAGGCAATCCTAGGTTCCCGCCCTTCAAAAGGCGACGTCTGCCACTCAGCAGACCAGCTGTTGCAGCAGACTCGTGTCGCGGACCTCGGATGGCAGAAATTGGGTATTCGATAA
- the LOC129757863 gene encoding antigen 5 like allergen Cul n 1-like, producing MKLLLTISLLVAVASSYQPSDYCDPSLCDPGSTHIACNAKLEFANPTGITIPLNDTRKARILQLHNQLRNKIASGKQDYPGGFYPTAARMTTMQWDEELAYIAGFNARRCITGHDKCRETSKYPASGQNLAYYKYIKGSPDIDKVIDILVNRWYSEYKDANVGHIHKYPENYQGPKIGHFTEFVQDRNDRIGCTLVQWLEKPKTVIYLACNYARTNIIGQPAYITGAVASQCTTGTNSEYPALCSPKELVDYSAAANDE from the exons ATGAAGCTATTATTGAcaa tTTCTCTTCTGGTAGCGGTAGCTTCATCATACCAACCAAGCGATTATTGTGATCCTTCTCTGTGTGACCCCGGAAGCACCCATATAGCCTGCAATGCCAAGCTTGAGTTCGCCAATCCGACGGGAATAACTATCCCTCTCAACGATACCAGGAAAGCGAGGATCCTCCAGCTACACAATCAGCTGCGTAATAAAATTGCCTCCGGAAAGCAGGACTACCCGGGAGGTTTCTATCCAACGGCTGCTCGCATGACAACGATG CAATGGGATGAAGAACTAGCTTATATAGCTGGTTTCAATGCAAGAAGGTGTATCACTGGTCATGATAAGTGTCGCGAAACTTCCAAGTACCCTGCATCGGGTCAGAACCTCGCCTATTATAAATATATCAAGGGTAGTCCAGATATAGATAAAGTAATCGATATATTGGTTAACCGGTGGTATAGCGAGTATAAGGATGCCAATGTTGGACACATTCATAAGTATCCTGAAAATTATCAAGG ACCAAAGATTGGCCACTTTACCGAGTTTGTGCAGGATCGTAACGATAGGATTGGATGTACCTTGGTTCAGTGGTTAGAGAAGCCCAAGACAGTGATCTATTTGGCATGTAACTATGCTCGGACAAACATTATTGGCCAGCCTGCCTACATTACCGGGGCCGTAGCATCCCAGTGCACAACCGGTACCAACAGTGAATATCCGGCGCTATGCAGCCCTAAAGAACTGGTGGACTACTCAGCTGCCGCAAATGATGAATGA